From Bicyclus anynana chromosome 11, ilBicAnyn1.1, whole genome shotgun sequence:
GTGCTCACTACTCGGATCCGAGTTGGGAGGGGGGATAGTAGCGGTGCCGCGCACTCGGATCCGAGTGACCGGCCTGTGCATTTTGTAGTAGTCAGTAAGCCGCCGGCGTTTGAGGTGAGTTTATGTTGGTTTGCGCGACCGCTCTGAAACATATTCAACTTACGAAAACGCGTATTGGTTTCATTATAACAGTGTAATTGTGACTTTTACACACGATCGTATCAAAGCTATTTTTGCACTAAAATGGACAATAAGGCTGGACCGTCTGGAAGTAAATCTACGAGTAGTTCTAGAAAAAAGCGTCGGCAAAGTGATGACTATGAGTCTGACTATAGTGATGAGGATGTGTATTCTCAAAGAGCTGATGAAGACTCTTCAAGTTCAGAGGACTCTTCTAGTTGCGGCAGTGATGATAGTATCTTTGATACTAGACTGAAGCAAAAGACGACCAGCCGTGTACCACCAGCTCAACCTTCAAGGTCATCTGCCCCAAAGACGACAAGCCATATACCACTAGCTCAACCTTCAAGGTATGACTAACTAATGATGTTATGAACgcatgacaataaatatttgaaaacaatgtGGAAAATGAAATCTCcgagtgggaatcgaacccgttcCTTCAGGATTCCATCCTTGACACTTTAATCACTAAGCCTCAAAAGCCAAATTCCTCATTGCTTTGAACCGTCTCAAAGAGGTGTAGTTACCAtcaaaaaatgcttaaaaatatttattatgaaattaaattgattgaactcaataataacagtaaattgtacttaattccatttaattttatttaaaggtcaCCTGCCTCAAAGACAGTCAGCTGTGTACCACCACCTCAACCTTCAAGTTCATCTGCATCAAAACGTGGTTTATGTGAGTCAGATGGAAGGGCTATCATTCAATGTAAGCGATTAAGACCTTCATTTAGGGATGGCCCCACGCGTAATAATTCTACTCAATCGTTGAAGTTACCAGATCTAAATAGTTCCTCAGCATCGAAGTCAGCGCCTCGACTACTGGAATTTGATGGAGACGGTAGCTTTGAATTCAATTCTGAAATTGACTGCCGTCCTACATCGCCGAATATCGTACAGGACTATGGAGATTTTTTGCCGGATATACCAATTAACCCTACCAGTTCAACACCTAGCGTATCTCTTCTGAGATCCGATGCGATCACCCCCAACCTTTCGCCAGAACGTGATGACGTCTCTCCATCAATTATGGCTGTTCGGAGATCTGGAAGTCGTACTCCAGACTTACCCGATGATTTTTATCTATCACCCAATAACTCACCCTCTGGTCAAGGAGCCACTACCACCTGGAGCAGTGATCCAAGCTCCATGAAAAGCTTAGAGTTTACTAAGGAACAGGAACTCTTAGTGCCGCCTCCAACTGATCCTTACGAAGCATTCCGACTAATGATTGATGACGAGTTGTTAGATCTTATAGTTCGCGAGACCAACGCGAACGCAATAAGAGTCGGTAATGCACAAAACGTCAAACAAaactccagaataaaatcttggAAAGATTTAACAAAGGAAGAACTGCTGACATTTTTAGGACTCCTTCTTCACACAGGAACAATTCGACTAAACCGTTTAAGTGATTATTGGAAACGAcactatttgtttaatattccaTGCTTCGGACAATTCATGTCACGAAAtcgttttttacttattttacgaTGCCTACACTTTACGTCTGTAACCAGTGAAGAAGACCGTCTCAATAAAATCCGACCATTCATGGatcattttaacaataaaatgaaaactatttaCTGTCCAGGTAAAGAGCTATCATTGGATGAGTCCATGGTATTGTGGCGCGGTCGGTTGCTGTTccgacaatatataaaaaacaaacgacATAAATATGGCATTAAACTCTATGTTTTAGCAGAACCAGATGGTACGGTCTTGAAATTTCAAGTTTACGCCGGTGCTAATGATGAGACATCAGGGCAAGGACATAGTAGTAAGATTGTCTTCAAACTACTAGAAGAGAGACTGGACTGTGGCCATCATGTATACatggataattattataattcttatGGCCTGGCTGTGAAATTGCTAGATCGACAGACATACTGCACAGGAACGTTAAGAAAAAACAGGAAAGATAATCCCGTCGAAATTGGCTCTGTTTCACTGGAAAAGGGAGAAAACAAATCCTTGTTCTTGAACGGCGTTCATGTCGGAAAATGGAGGGATAAGCGATACGTTCTGTATATTTCTACAGAACACGGTAGTGAGATGATGGAGACTACTTCCAAAAGAGGATCTATAGTAGTGAAACCAATGGCAAtcgttcattacaataattttatgtcGGGTGTTGATCTTCAAGATCAGATGTTGGCATACTATCCAGTCCAAAGGAAGACGCTGCGTTGGTACAAGAAGCTGTTTGTGCATATGCTGCAAATGAGCCTTACTAATGCATTGCACTTGTACAATACATTTTCGGCGAATGACAAATTAAATCTATATGATTTCCGTATGAAGATACTGGAGAAGCTTTTACCTGATCCTAATGATGTAAATCGACGCAATGTTTTGAAAGTGAAACACGAACtcacaaaaatagaaaagacCCGGACGAGAGTTAAGACAGTAGGAAGAGTCACGAAACAAACTATCGAAGTGGTCCGAAAAGAATGCAAAGGTTGCAAATCACAGAAAA
This genomic window contains:
- the LOC128198527 gene encoding piggyBac transposable element-derived protein 4-like, coding for MDNKAGPSGSKSTSSSRKKRRQSDDYESDYSDEDVYSQRADEDSSSSEDSSSCGSDDSIFDTRLKQKTTSRVPPAQPSRSSAPKTTSHIPLAQPSRSPASKTVSCVPPPQPSSSSASKRGLCESDGRAIIQCKRLRPSFRDGPTRNNSTQSLKLPDLNSSSASKSAPRLLEFDGDGSFEFNSEIDCRPTSPNIVQDYGDFLPDIPINPTSSTPSVSLLRSDAITPNLSPERDDVSPSIMAVRRSGSRTPDLPDDFYLSPNNSPSGQGATTTWSSDPSSMKSLEFTKEQELLVPPPTDPYEAFRLMIDDELLDLIVRETNANAIRVGNAQNVKQNSRIKSWKDLTKEELLTFLGLLLHTGTIRLNRLSDYWKRHYLFNIPCFGQFMSRNRFLLILRCLHFTSVTSEEDRLNKIRPFMDHFNNKMKTIYCPGKELSLDESMVLWRGRLLFRQYIKNKRHKYGIKLYVLAEPDGTVLKFQVYAGANDETSGQGHSSKIVFKLLEERLDCGHHVYMDNYYNSYGLAVKLLDRQTYCTGTLRKNRKDNPVEIGSVSLEKGENKSLFLNGVHVGKWRDKRYVLYISTEHGSEMMETTSKRGSIVVKPMAIVHYNNFMSGVDLQDQMLAYYPVQRKTLRWYKKLFVHMLQMSLTNALHLYNTFSANDKLNLYDFRMKILEKLLPDPNDVNRRNVLKVKHELTKIEKTRTRVKTVGRVTKQTIEVVRKECKGCKSQKKRVQTIYECKQCEGSPGFCTKCFCLAHS